ATAAGGCTTGGCCACCAAATACAAGTTGCTTTCCCTGCAGACACTTGTACCGAAGACTTCAGTCATATCCAGATCCTCTGGTCTCATTCTGCCTGGAAGCTCCCAATCAAAATGGTACAGTAGTTGAGCAAGAGGAAATTCGGTATTAGCTAAACCAAATGTTACTCCTGGGCACATCCTCCTTCCTACCCCAAAAGGAATATATTCAAGGTGAGTCCCGTTGAATTCAATTGAAATGTCGGCAAACCTCTCTGGTATAAAACTCTCAGCATCATGCCAATATGCAGGATCTCTTCCAATTGCCCATGCATTAACAATGACTTTGGTTTTGAGGGGTATCTCATATCCATCAATTTCACATGGCTCTCTGCATTCTCTTGGGAGTAACATAGGACCAGGAGGGTGTAACCTTAGAGTTTCTTTGATAACTAACTTTAAGTAACTAAGGTTCTGAATGTCTTTCTCATGGATTTGTTTCTTTCCTTTAAAGGCTTGTCTTATCTCAGCTTGTGCCTTCTCCAGAACTCTAGGTTGTCTCATCATTTCTGACATAGCCCAATCTATTGTCGTTGATGTAGTATCAGTTCCAGCTGCAAATATGTCCTGAAAAAAAATCTGGAACGATTATATATTCTTCtttagagaaggaaaaaaaaaagaaggatagCTGTAAAAGAGACCAGCCATAGTAATTGGgagtaattaattaaaattttcttttttgaatgagTAGGATTTAGAAGGAATAATAACCAAAATGACTCCTTTGATGTGGTTGGTTGTGATGGGTAACTCAAGGCTATCACTTTGCTGAAGGCCTAAAAGAACATCAACAAGATCCACCTTCGACAGTTCACCGTTGCCAGTTGCTGCACTCATCTGGCTCTCCATATGGTCAGCGATTATGTTGTCTAGCAATTTGTCGACCTTCCTATGAATATTCTCTAGTTTAGTTTTCAACCCACAAAACACATGAAGAAACTCTTTGGAAGGGAATAAATCAGCCAAGTGAAAACCTCCTGTTAAGGTTGTAACTTCCTTGACCAGCAATGCAAAGGCAGCTGGATCTTTGCATTTGTTACCAAATACTGCTCTACTTACAATTTTtgttatcaaagagaaaatattttcagtaaaattgATTGGTGATCCTGAAGATGAGTGGATGGACTTGATGAGATTACAAACTTCATCTTCTCGAAGAGAAGAAAATGATTGGACCCTCTTGGCACTTAGGAGTTCCAAAATGCAAACTTTTCGCATTTGCCTCCAGTAATCACCATATGGAGCAAAGGCAATGTCTAAGCCATCATAGAATACAATTTTAGTTCCAAGAGTTTTTGGTCTCTGCACAAACGCAAGATCATGTGTCTTCATGACCTCTCCGGCCACCCTTGGTGATGATACCACAACTGCAGAAATTTCACCCAGCTGCAGGTGCATAAGGGGTCCATGTTCTCCTGCTAGTTTCTGGAGAGCATGATGTGGTAGTGATCCTATCAAGTTGTGCATGTTTCCTATTATTGGTAACTTTCTTGGCCCTGGTGGCAATTTCTGAACTTTGCTATGAGCTTTTGATCTTCTGCATACCTTTAATAGCCAAAACAAAGAGAGTACGATAAGAAAGGTGGTGAAAGCAAATAAAACTTGAAGGGTGATAGCAAAGACAAGCGCTTGTCTGAAATTTGCTTTCAGACAATTAGAGGGGAATGTGATTTGTAATGTGTTTATATGGATCCGTTGGATTTAGTAACGGGTGACTCCTTGAGTAttgtgataggccaagaatgtattgacttTTTGTGATatattaaccaattaattagccaagttaattatttaattgaattaacatgcaaagtgtgtggtagcacaaataaatcaccaactaagttaaatgcagtggaaaataaagttgatatggtgatttgtttacaaatggagaaAGCCTCCAAGGCAAgaaccctaccgggtgattttaaggtcaccactctcgagaatgtactattatcacaacaaatagttacaagtaaagaaatcctaataccttatatcaacctacagttgaacccttactccaatacacaattggacttgttctgtagtgataatatctcattttcaatgcacgatTCCTAGTACaagactaaccaatcgatgcgcgaatcccagtacgcggcttactcaccaacttgagaaagatgttggccgcaaagttcttcagtttatcaacacgatgaagatcacgaaactccttggttacaaaacctaatggtgtacaaacacagcagcttcttcaagagaaaaatgaattagggcaaattttgtatctggtcacaatttgcatgaacaaaactttgcctCACACTTGCacaacctttgacggcccttaaaataattcttatatatgtttagggttgtgagaaaagaaatcctaaacatgtacacacggATTAGAGTGAaatcaaaaatttgaaaaattgattttcataaatctcgatagataggttatctatcgagcagctgtcgagcatcgaGCTAAATTgccttttaaatctcgatagatactatctGTCAAGCTAGCtattgagttttaaaatccagcactttttcatttgtttcttggacagatttgcatggctttaacatttggacttgaactcttgtttattgaagtattaaatacatcctagatctacccaattacaagtaaagtgcgttttgtcaaaggattagctaattttgaatgacatatgttcctaatcAT
The sequence above is drawn from the Castanea sativa cultivar Marrone di Chiusa Pesio chromosome 5, ASM4071231v1 genome and encodes:
- the LOC142635583 gene encoding cytochrome P450 71D8-like: MASKRKSTPSRNPLHSGTSSSSDPTPSHVQFRDDKVRNDFLENFSRRGIHSECQVILSNFSDTDLPTVNHSKGWESLCDVSVTYPFVLIQEFYSNMHGFDYSIPYFSTCVRGTRIMVTPDIVSDVLHVLRVVHLDYFGCDCLKTMSKDELMSSFCERPSNWGDRQFTPCSAFAKGLRQALVFAITLQVLFAFTTFLIVLSLFWLLKVCRRSKAHSKVQKLPPGPRKLPIIGNMHNLIGSLPHHALQKLAGEHGPLMHLQLGEISAVVVSSPRVAGEVMKTHDLAFVQRPKTLGTKIVFYDGLDIAFAPYGDYWRQMRKVCILELLSAKRVQSFSSLREDEVCNLIKSIHSSSGSPINFTENIFSLITKIVSRAVFGNKCKDPAAFALLVKEVTTLTGGFHLADLFPSKEFLHVFCGLKTKLENIHRKVDKLLDNIIADHMESQMSAATGNGELSKVDLVDVLLGLQQSDSLELPITTNHIKGVILDIFAAGTDTTSTTIDWAMSEMMRQPRVLEKAQAEIRQAFKGKKQIHEKDIQNLSYLKLVIKETLRLHPPGPMLLPRECREPCEIDGYEIPLKTKVIVNAWAIGRDPAYWHDAESFIPERFADISIEFNGTHLEYIPFGVGRRMCPGVTFGLANTEFPLAQLLYHFDWELPGRMRPEDLDMTEVFGTSVCRESNLYLVAKPYTPPLEHQI